One stretch of Clavibacter michiganensis DNA includes these proteins:
- a CDS encoding acetate/propionate family kinase, whose translation MPVVLVVNSGSSSFKYQLIEMDTESVLASGLVERIGEPTGSTRHKAGGDSWVRELPIADHTAGFQAMLDAFAEHGPSLEEGPPVAVGHRVVHGGDVFVEPTVVTDQVKADIDDLSALAPLHNPGALQGIAAAQSAFPDVPHVAVFDTAFHQTLPAEAYTYAIDRELAAAHRIRRYGFHGTSHKYVSEAAARLLGKPLEETRIIVLHLGNGASAAAVQGGRSIDTSMGLTPLEGLVMGTRSGDIDPAILFHLARHTDLGLDDLETLLNRKSGLLGLTGLGDMRDVQRAAADGDEAAQTALGVYRHRIRHYVGAYAAQLGGVDAVVFTAGVGENNPLVRRRSLAGLEFMGIGIDDDRNELISSEARFVSPEGSPVAVLVIPTDEELEIARQSLAATAD comes from the coding sequence GTGCCCGTTGTCCTCGTCGTCAACTCCGGATCGTCGTCGTTCAAGTACCAGCTCATCGAGATGGACACGGAATCCGTGCTCGCGTCCGGGCTCGTGGAGCGCATCGGCGAGCCGACCGGATCCACCCGGCACAAGGCCGGCGGGGACTCGTGGGTGCGCGAGCTGCCCATCGCCGACCACACCGCCGGCTTCCAGGCGATGCTCGACGCGTTCGCCGAGCACGGCCCGTCGCTCGAGGAGGGTCCGCCCGTCGCGGTCGGCCACCGCGTCGTGCACGGCGGCGACGTGTTCGTCGAGCCGACCGTGGTCACGGATCAGGTGAAGGCCGACATCGACGACCTCTCCGCGCTCGCGCCGCTGCACAACCCGGGCGCGCTGCAGGGGATCGCGGCGGCGCAGAGCGCGTTCCCCGACGTCCCGCACGTGGCCGTCTTCGACACCGCGTTCCACCAGACGCTGCCGGCCGAGGCGTACACGTACGCGATCGACCGGGAGCTCGCGGCCGCGCACCGCATACGCCGCTACGGCTTCCACGGCACGAGCCACAAGTACGTCTCCGAGGCCGCCGCGCGTCTGCTCGGGAAGCCGCTGGAGGAGACGCGGATCATCGTGCTGCACCTCGGCAACGGCGCGTCCGCCGCCGCGGTGCAGGGCGGGCGCTCCATCGACACGTCCATGGGCCTCACCCCGCTCGAGGGCCTCGTGATGGGGACGCGCTCCGGCGACATCGACCCCGCGATCCTCTTCCACCTCGCCCGCCACACCGACCTCGGGCTCGACGACCTCGAGACGCTGCTCAACCGGAAGAGCGGCCTGCTCGGGCTCACCGGGCTCGGCGACATGCGCGACGTGCAGCGTGCCGCGGCCGACGGCGACGAGGCCGCGCAGACCGCCCTCGGGGTCTACCGGCACCGGATCCGCCACTACGTCGGCGCGTACGCGGCGCAGCTCGGCGGAGTGGACGCGGTCGTCTTCACCGCGGGCGTCGGCGAGAACAACCCGCTCGTGCGGCGGCGCTCGCTCGCCGGGCTCGAGTTCATGGGCATCGGGATCGACGACGACCGCAACGAGCTGATCAGCTCCGAGGCGCGCTTCGTGAGCCCCGAGGGGTCGCCCGTCGCGGTGCTCGTGATCCCGACGGACGAGGAGCTCGAGATCGCCCGGCAGTCGCTCGCGGCCACCGCGGACTGA